TGGACTGATCTAGGATGCACAAGGGCTACTTTTGTGGCTTACATCATCGAGCATCTTGGAGGAGAATAGGAGCCCAAAATGGCAAGTCTTATGAAACCAACATTTCAGATCCCACACTAGCTAATTAATAACAGGAAGGTGCATTTATTAATTGGCTGTTGTGGTATTAAAAAATAGTGATgggagtactgtgtaatgagatccTATAAAAATGTAGATTAAATGGTAGGTTTGAtattttaaaacttaaaaaaaaaaattaggcctTCAGCCGGCTATCTACATTTAAAATTGCTAATCAGGTTGGTTAAATATCAATAGAATTGTTACACGTGCTCCATAAAGCACAGTAGAGCTGCAGGGAATACCATGACTCCTACTGTTCTAGCAGCAGTCATTTGGAACCAGGAAGCGTGCAATTTTAGACCAGCCTTCTCGTGATGGGGAAACTCTCGAGCTGTAAGTTTCAGATAGCCGTCTAAAAGGTTAGTTAATGTGCACATATTCACTGGCCATGAATATTTACCTCCACAACTGAATTACTCCATTTTTAAATGGTTTACAAACCTGGTCTGTGTACAAAACGATCAGAGATGTGCAGTTATAACTTCAGTTCCATATATCTTCTCCAAAGAGTATTATCAAATAAGAAATAATTCATCTGTGATTGAAGTGAGTTATTTTCTCCAGTGTTCACTTGTGATAATAGGCACGTGATGGATTATAACAAAACAAGTATTGTATAACAGTAAGTGTACACTTGTGGTAAGTCGTGATGCGAATGTTTTTTCATTTGCTTATTTTTTTCTATTTTACTTTGAATTTCTAAGTCTAGCAAAGCATTATAAATAAAATGAATCCAATACTATTGTGACTTTTTTTatagaaagagaaaaaagatgttTCAAATGGTAGAGGGAATCTGAATCCACGGAAAATTAGAACAAGGAAAGAAGAGTGGGAGAGATTGAAAATGGGCAAGGAATTTGTGGAACCAAAGCTGGTTGCTGATGGATCTGTGTAAGTTTTATCATTTTTTAAAAGCTAATATTTGGGCTCTGACTTTAAATGCAGTGATAAATATCGTGGCATTTCTTGGTCGTGTATGAAGTACATTTGAAAATTTGGTACTGGTTTTTCCCATAGATGAGTAATGCCTGTTTATATTTTATATTATAATGAACAAAGGTGAAAGTGCATACCCTGTATTACCCTACACGCAGGCATTTTTAATGAAACCAAGAAAACAATTTATTTCTTTTGTTTCAAATGTCAcaatcccctcctcctcccctccacccaaaGGAAATGCAAGCTACTCAGACATGCCACAAAGCTATCTATTTAATTACAATTGCAGGAAAACCTTTAGCACAATTTTGCAGTTGATGAAATTAGTGCCAGTGATCCATTTTGCGTTTACAATTGCTGCAACAGGACTGCCAGCCCTCACTCACTTGAGTTAGGCATACTCGTTtagcttaaaaaatatatatatatgaccTGTTTTCATATAACTCCGCTCTGCAATAATATTGTGCAAGCTGGTTATTGATGCCAGTGGCTTAAAACGCAAGTTCACTGTTCTCTCCAAAACATGCATGTCTTCTGCACTTCTGACTAGAGTTACTTTAGGAATAAATATGTATTCGAtaaatattaatgacctggacttgggtatacgggcataatttcaaaatttaatGAGAAACTTGGACATGTCgcaatagtaacagacttcaggagggtacagacagactggtgaaatgggcaaacacatggcagatgcaatttaatgcagaaaagggtGAAGTGATGCGTTTTGGTAGGAAGCATGAGGAGAGGGAATATaaataaatggtgcaattttagcatgggtgcaggagcagagagacctgggaggtGTACGTGCACAAATCCTTTGaaagtgacaggacaagttgatcgggctgtttataaaacattttttttaaatccggtatccttggctttataaacagctggagtattgtgtccaattctgggcaccacactttagaaaggacagcaaggccttggagtgggtgcagaggagatctagTGGAATGGTGGCATGCTGAATTTCAGTTACACGGAGACTCGAGAACCTGGGGTTTCCTTCGTGCAGAGGTTAAGGGGTGATCGAAGAGGTGCTCAGAGTCATGAGATTTGATATAGTGAATAGGAAGAAACtgtttaccaacccttctgccactggaaacaaaacacacagatttaaggtaattggcaaaagaaccagaggcaagatgaggagAAAAATGTTgacgcagtgagttatgatctggaatgggtggtggaagcagattcaataataactttcaaaaaaggaattggattaatacttgaagggaaacagtACTATGGGGAAAGCAGGCAGTGCAACTAATGAGACAGCTCTTTACACAGGCAcgctgggtcgaatggcctgtgctgcatcattctgatTCTATTCGATGGTGTAGTGGCATAGCTCGAATGTGAAGTGAGCACGCCACTTATTTAACAATGTCAGGGAATCATGATAGGTCATCAAGCAGCAGGTCTCCGCCTGTCCTTTTGCCTGAGGATGGAATATGATGCGAGGAGACTGAGAAACGCGAAGAACAAAATGCATTTAGAAAGAGAAGGCATCTTGCCCTCAAAGCTTTGTGGTCACCATCGTGTGCTCACTCACTGTCTGATGGCTGGGAGTGAGTGAGCACAAGAGAGTGACTTCTGCAGGAAAGGGTgtgttctgctttctctctctcttccgctaTGGTTGCTTTCTAATGATTAACTCACCTTTAAAATATGAAAAACTTAAAAATTGATCCACGAGCGATCTGTGCAATGGTTCACTACCAGCGTTCCCTCTCAGCTGGGAGACCGTGCAGCTCTCTGCCAGTCCCGCGCAGCCAGGGTCCGGCTTTGTCAATGTTAAACTTTGCGCCTGCGTGAAGCTGTGACTGCACCGTACAGTCCCTTAAAGGGGCCTCTCACCCCAGAAGAAATTATGGGGTGCATTGAACACCACCATCATATTTTGTTTTATGAATTTTGCACACAAACTCTTCAAGGCTTCTATTCATTTAACAACCTAGAAGTTGAGTGCTCGCAAGCTGGTACCCTTGTCCTCGCAAAGGCACTTCTAACATTAGACAAGAAtaaaagaagtaggagcaggagtcggccattcggcccctcgagcctgctgtgctatttaataagatcatggctgatctgatcttgggctcagctccacttccctgcccgctccccataacccttcactcccttattgttcaaagatctatctccacctttaaatatattcaatgacccagcctccacaactccctggggcagagaattccacagatttacaaccctctgagaagaaattcttcctcatctcagttttaaatgggcgaccccttattcttaaactatgccccttagtgctagattccctcacgagcggaaacatcctctctgcatctaccctgtcgagccccctcagtatcttatatgtttcaataagatcacctctcattcttctaaactccaatgagtataggcccaacctgctcaacctttcttcataagtcaaatctctatctcaggaatcaacctagtgaaccttctttgaactgcctccaatgcaagtataacattGATTGCTGAAAAATGATCATACCAAGCCAATTTCCCCCCTCTATCTGAGCGGCATTAAGATTAATTCCTGCTGCCACCCTGGTTGAGATCAGCAAACGCAACGCAGAGAAAAAAaggattcattcacgggatgtggatgctgccggcaaggccggcatttattgcccatacctaattgccctcGATGGCGATGGCCTTgaatacaaccgagtggcttgcgaggccatttcggaaggcagttaagagtcaatcatattgctgtgggtctggagtcgcatatcGACCAAGAccgggtaaagatggcagatttctttcacttaaaggacattagtgaactagaccaGGAATCAGTGCAATTGGAGGAGTGGGGCATTATATAATGGAGGATCCAGTTTTTTTTTTTTCCATGAGGCATTTCGAAATCCCTGTAGTTTTCCTTTAATTTGAATATGATGACTAGTTTTAAGACGTTGTACAAATGTGAATTATTCATTATCATGTCCTTATATGCTGACCTAAAATAAAGATCATGACTAACTTCAGTGTTCTGATGAGCAAACGTTTGGATTGATAGATTGCCAGGTAATTGTACTATTTTACAGGGCAAATGTCAATGAAATCTATCCGAATGGAAGCACAAGTTCAGATGGAACTGATGATATAGTTTATAGAACTCATGGAGGATATCGTGATTCAGTCATTCCACCTCCTCCAGCATCACCAGGGGCTGATTTACCTCCCCCGCCACCTGATTTTGGGTACAGTATTATCAGATATTTAGAAACTTTTTATCAATGGTTAATATGGCTATTTTCAATTCAAGTAAAACATGAACTTGTACAGAATTCAAATTCTTTGCTCATAGATTCTTAGTAACTAGTTTGAGCAGTGAGACCCCAATATTGTGCAAACGGCCTGCAGAGCATTGAGCTTAGCCTCAGCGGGAGCTCAGCGCAATTGCTCCAAAAATATATTTGAGAAGTTAAATCACAAATAGACAGGAAGGAGTTCAAGGATCCTTTGAGTATTGAATTGACAGACAGGTATTCAGtatcattctgggggtcaccattgaccagaaacttaactggaccagccacacaaatagtgTGGCAAcaggaacaggtcagaggctgggtattctgcagcgagtgtctcacctcctgactccccaaactccaacaacactcgaaactcgacaccatccaggacaaagcagccgcttgatcggcaccccatcccccaccttcaacactcactccctccaccaccggcgcaccgtggctgcagtgtgtaccatctacaagatgcactgcagcaactcgccaaggcttcttcggcagcacctcccaaacccgcgacctctaccacctagaaggacaagggcagcaggcgcataggaacaccaccacctccacgttcccctcccagtcacacaccatcctgacttggaaatatatcggtcgttccttcatcgtcgctgggtcacaatcctggagctccctccttaacagcactgtgggagcaccttcaccacacggactgcagcggttcaagaaggcggctcaccaccaccttctcaaggagcaattagggatgggcaataaatgcccgccttgccagtgatgcccacatcctgtgaatgaaagaAACGTATCCAGTATCTGTAACAATGGCAGCATCCTGGAGAACAAGAATCTCAGACAATACCATGGTACCAAAGGTGGGAGGAGGGAAATAAAGTGCAGTAACTCGGTTGTAATCAGTGGTTCCTTTAAGAGAATAAGTAAGTGCCTAGTAGCTACAATCAAGAATGGTGTAATGCCTTCCAGTTGCCAGGCTAATGGATGTAATGGAGCAGGCTCAAAATATTGTTACGAGGAAGTGGAACAATACcatcaacaacttgcacttatatcgtGCCTTTTACAGAGTAAaatatcctaaggcacttcacagaagcttgTGTTGGAGGCAAAATCACAGGAAGAAATAGAGTTGAAATCCTGCAAAGAGAGTTTCAGGAATTGGGACCAAACTAATTTAAACATGTTTGTGTTTTTATTATGTGATTTTACTAAACCTTTCATATAGGTTTATAAGGTTGCAGAAAGGTAGAATTCTATGAAAGTAGAATAAATATTCCTAATGCTGGGTTAAATTGTATGTGCATGTGAAGTTGTATTTTTCTGTATGCTCTAATTGTTTTTATTTTTACTTGTAGCTATGCCATGGATATTCAGAAGGATTCTTCAACCCTTAAAAGGATTAGTCATGTCAGCCCAACTattcctcctccagccccaccccctgGTCCACCAATGGTAGTAGGACCTGCTCCACCACCGGCCCCACCCCCTCCACCGCCATTCCAGGTACCCGAGGGACATGCACCTCCCATTtccccacctcctccacctcctccctcaGTGCCTCCAATGCTGTTTAATCCACATTTCCACAGCGATGACGCTCCATCAATTCCTCCCCCACCTCCGCCGACTGATCACTTCCCCGCTGCCCCTGCCCAGATGTTCCAACAGTCTGCAGGAGGgatccctcctccacctcctccccctccacctcctcctggcCCACCACCAATGTCCTTTGCCAGCGGTCCACCGAAGTCTTCGGAGCCGAAACGCAAAGCAGCTGCGCCACCAGCGAGTGATGCTCGGACCGACTTGCTGTCAGCTATTCGGCAAGGTAAAGCTGCTTATGTTGTTTTGGTTAGGGAGCTAGGAATGTCTGTAGACTGGATGCAATTTGCTTGTCTTCCACTTGCATAAAATTGGTGACCATATGCGGCTTGTAGGGCAGTGCTGTGATTATTTCTGAGCAAGGACCATGGCTTTCTCCACACAGCCAGTACACGACTCTTAAGATCACTATACCATCTTGCGCACCAATATAGCTGAAGGATCATTGATTTGTGTATAACTTTGAttattttttaatgctttttcattCAAGGGGGATTTTGACAGTATCTGTAAATATCTTGGTTTTAACCTGGTCAGTTGAGAGTAAGAATATAGCATCTGATAACTAATTAATCTTTAGAAGAAACTGGATACTGAATGCAATTAATACACAATACCGATGAGCAAATCCACAGTACTTAACAGAATAATTGTGAAGGCGTAAAGTTTATGCAGTGACTAGATTGTCTGCAAGAATAAATGTATTATTAAAGCAAAAGAAAGC
This genomic window from Pristiophorus japonicus isolate sPriJap1 chromosome 14, sPriJap1.hap1, whole genome shotgun sequence contains:
- the wasf2 gene encoding actin-binding protein WASF2 — its product is MPLVTRNIEPRYLCRQPLPNGVQSELECVTNITLANVIRQLGSLSRYAEDIFGELFREAGNFAIRVNSLGERIDRLQVKVTQLDPKVEDVSLQTINLRKAFKSSTKQDQQLFCRLSLPVPIDDTYNTCDKPPPLHILTPYREDGKDSLKFYTDPSYFFDLWKEKMLQDTKDIMKEKRKHRKEKKDVSNGRGNLNPRKIRTRKEEWERLKMGKEFVEPKLVADGSVANVNEIYPNGSTSSDGTDDIVYRTHGGYRDSVIPPPPASPGADLPPPPPDFGYAMDIQKDSSTLKRISHVSPTIPPPAPPPGPPMVVGPAPPPAPPPPPPFQVPEGHAPPISPPPPPPPSVPPMLFNPHFHSDDAPSIPPPPPPTDHFPAAPAQMFQQSAGGIPPPPPPPPPPPGPPPMSFASGPPKSSEPKRKAAAPPASDARTDLLSAIRQGFQLRKVEEQREQEEKRDRVGNDVATILSRRIAVEYSDSEESEFDDEEWSD